The Halopseudomonas sabulinigri genome window below encodes:
- a CDS encoding ethanolamine ammonia-lyase subunit EutB, producing the protein MTDTYRYTLGSTTYQFRALAELMAKATPQRAGDRLAGVIALSAEERAVAQMTLAEVPLKTFLNEALVPYEQDEITRLIIDDHDAAAFAAIAHLTVGDFRNWLLSDHARPEVLQSVRTGITPEMAAAVSKIMRNQDLILVAKKCHVTTAFRSTIGLPGHLSTRLQPNHPTDDVNGIAASILDGLLYGNGDAVIGINPATDNVAQAIKLMQLMGEVIDKYQIPTQSCVLTHVTNTIECIEAGAPVDLVFQSIGGTEATNSSFGFNLATLAEAQEAALGLKRGTVGDNVMYFETGQGSALSANAHHGLDQQTCEARAYAVARKFKPLLVNTVVGFIGPEYLFDGKEITRAGLEDHFCGKLLGVPMGCDVCYTNHAEADQNDMDNLLTLLGVAGCSFVMGIPGSDDIMLNYQTTSFHDALYVRRVLGSRPAPEFEQWLTRMQIMRDADRHILHDALPEPFARSLKALPGGRA; encoded by the coding sequence ATGACTGACACCTATCGCTACACACTGGGTAGCACGACCTATCAATTCCGTGCCTTGGCCGAGCTGATGGCCAAGGCGACTCCCCAGCGCGCCGGTGACCGCCTGGCCGGGGTGATTGCGCTGTCGGCCGAGGAGCGCGCGGTGGCGCAAATGACGCTGGCCGAAGTGCCGCTCAAGACCTTTCTGAACGAGGCGCTGGTGCCCTACGAGCAGGATGAAATCACCCGGCTGATCATCGATGATCACGACGCGGCGGCTTTTGCCGCTATCGCTCACCTGACCGTCGGCGACTTTCGCAATTGGCTGCTCAGTGACCACGCCAGGCCCGAGGTGTTGCAGTCGGTGCGTACCGGTATCACACCCGAGATGGCGGCGGCAGTGAGCAAGATCATGCGCAATCAGGATCTGATTCTGGTCGCCAAAAAGTGCCACGTAACCACCGCCTTTCGCAGCACCATCGGTCTGCCGGGTCACCTGTCTACCCGGCTGCAACCCAACCACCCGACCGACGATGTGAATGGTATCGCCGCCAGCATTCTTGATGGCTTGCTGTACGGCAACGGCGATGCCGTGATCGGCATCAACCCGGCGACCGACAACGTGGCCCAGGCAATCAAGCTGATGCAGCTGATGGGCGAGGTGATCGACAAGTATCAGATCCCGACCCAGTCCTGCGTGCTGACCCACGTGACCAATACCATCGAATGCATCGAGGCGGGGGCACCTGTGGATCTGGTGTTCCAGTCGATTGGCGGCACCGAGGCGACCAATAGTAGCTTCGGATTCAACCTGGCGACGCTGGCCGAGGCGCAGGAGGCTGCGCTCGGCCTTAAGCGCGGCACCGTGGGCGATAACGTCATGTACTTCGAGACGGGGCAGGGCAGCGCGCTTTCGGCCAATGCCCACCATGGTTTGGATCAGCAAACCTGCGAGGCGCGCGCCTACGCTGTGGCGCGCAAATTCAAACCGCTACTGGTGAATACCGTGGTCGGTTTTATCGGCCCGGAGTATCTGTTCGACGGCAAGGAAATCACCCGCGCCGGGCTGGAGGATCACTTCTGCGGCAAGTTGCTCGGTGTGCCGATGGGCTGCGACGTCTGCTACACCAACCACGCCGAAGCCGACCAGAACGATATGGACAACCTGCTGACGCTATTGGGCGTGGCGGGGTGCTCCTTCGTGATGGGCATTCCGGGCTCGGACGACATCATGCTGAATTACCAGACCACCTCCTTTCACGATGCACTCTATGTGCGCCGCGTGCTGGGCTCGCGGCCAGCGCCGGAGTTTGAGCAATGGCTCACCCGCATGCAGATCATGCGCGACGCCGACCGGCACATTCTGCACGACGCGCTACCCGAACCCTTTGCCCGCTCGCTGAAGGCGTTGCCGGGAGGTCGCGCATGA
- the eutC gene encoding ethanolamine ammonia-lyase subunit EutC yields MSKPDDQHLQHGKVVDNPWRRLREFTDARIGLGRAGISLPTSEMLAFQLSHAQARDAVHFPLDVDALCAQLADLSNLPNDAPLRLHSQAQDRTSYLQRPDLGRLLDDTSHEQLAALPAASSQSDLAIVIVDGLSSLAVQQNAAAFLAPLLELLQAEAEPWRLAPVTVVEQGRVAVGDGIGELLNARAVLLLIGERPGLSSPDSLGLYLTWNPRPGLNDAARNCISNVRPAGLPYAEAARRVLYLLREARRLNLSGVKLKDRTQDEVIEHGGSGKNFLVSE; encoded by the coding sequence ATGAGCAAGCCGGACGATCAGCACCTGCAGCACGGCAAAGTGGTGGATAACCCCTGGCGCCGACTGCGCGAGTTTACCGATGCGCGCATTGGCCTGGGCCGCGCGGGTATCAGTCTGCCGACCAGCGAGATGCTGGCCTTTCAGTTGAGTCACGCCCAAGCCCGTGATGCGGTGCATTTCCCGCTGGATGTGGACGCGCTGTGCGCGCAGTTGGCGGATCTGAGCAATCTGCCGAATGACGCGCCATTGCGCTTGCACAGCCAGGCGCAAGACCGCACCTCCTACCTGCAGCGGCCTGATCTGGGCCGCCTGCTGGACGACACCTCGCACGAGCAATTGGCGGCCCTGCCGGCGGCCAGCAGCCAGAGTGATCTGGCCATCGTGATTGTGGATGGCCTGTCTTCCTTGGCGGTGCAACAGAACGCGGCGGCCTTTCTCGCGCCATTGCTGGAGCTGCTGCAGGCCGAGGCTGAGCCCTGGCGGCTGGCGCCGGTGACGGTAGTCGAGCAGGGCCGGGTGGCGGTGGGCGACGGCATTGGCGAGCTGCTGAACGCGCGCGCGGTGTTGCTGCTGATTGGCGAGCGCCCCGGACTGAGTTCACCCGATAGCCTCGGCCTGTACCTCACCTGGAATCCCAGGCCGGGGCTGAACGATGCCGCGCGAAACTGTATTTCCAACGTGCGTCCGGCCGGGCTGCCCTACGCAGAGGCGGCGAGGCGCGTGCTCTACCTGCTGCGCGAGGCGCGGCGGCTGAACCTCTCCGGCGTGAAGCTGAAAGACCGAACCCAGGATGAGGTGATTGAGCACGGCGGCAGCGGCAAGAATTTTCTGGTTTCCGAGTAA